The Sphaerisporangium siamense genome includes the window CCGTGGGGGTAACTCGGATGGTGGAGAAAATCGAATATCTGGTTCGCGACGCGTGGTGGTCTCCGTTCTGCGAAGACCTTTTCTCATCTTTCGCGCGGGCGGACCAGCGGCGCTGGGGAGACGTTTATCTGCAAGGACTGCTGACCGTTCCGGGTAGGAAATCCATTCGCCGGATCTCCGATCAGGTGGTGGGCCGCCCGGTGGACCAGTGCCTGCAGCAGTTCGTCAACCAGAGCCCGTGGGACTGGCAGCCCGTGCGGAAAAGGCTCGCCGGGCATCTGGCCGCGGCCTTCCGCGCGAAGGCGTGGGTCGTCGAGGAGGTCGCCTTCCCCAAGAACGGGGCCAACTCGGTGGGGGTGGCGCGGCAGTTCGCCCACTCCGCGGGCCGGCTCATCAACTGCCAGCTCGGGCTCGCGGTCATGCTGGTCGGCGAGCACGGGGGGTGCCCGGTGAACTGGCGGCTGCTGCTGCCGCGGAGCTGGGACGACGATCCGGCGCGGCGGGCCAGGACCCGCATACCCGCGCACGAGCGGTACCGGTCACGATGGGAGCACCTTTTGGAGGCGATCGACGAGATGGTCCTCGACTGGGGGCTGCCTCCCGCGCCCGTCGTGGTGGACGCGCGGGCGACGCCCCGGGTCGAGCCGCTGCTGCGCGGGCTGGAGGAGCGCGGGCTGAGCTACGTGGCCAGGGTCGGCGAGAGCGCGCTGATGCGGGGCCGCATGGCGGGATGGGGGTTCGGCGAGGCCGCCGGCGGAACGTCCGCGAACGGCACGACGCTCAGCGGCCCGCGCCGTGACCGGGGCCTGCGGTCCCACCTCACGACCGTCCCGCTGGAGGTGCCGGGCGCGCTGGACGCCCCGCGGCCGAGGCGCCCCGCCAAGCGGTCGGTGACCGTCGAATGGGCGCAGGGCAGGAACGGCCCGAAGGCGATCTGGCTCACCGACCTCGGGGAGTCACGGCTGCCGGAGATCGCCGGCATGATCGAGCTGCGGCGGCGCGCGGCCGCCCAGCTCGCGCTGATGGACGCCGAGTCGGGGCTGCGGCACTTCGAGGGCCGCTCCTTCCGCGGCTGGCACCACCACGTCACGCTGGTCTCCGCCGCGCACGGGTACCGGCTCCTTCGCGGCCTCGACGCCGAGCCCGCGCACGCCCGGGTGCGATCCTATGGGTGAGCGGCCACCGGGCCTGGCCGCCCGGCTGAGGGAGATCGAGCTCTTCGCCGAGCTGTCCGACGAGCAGCTCGGCTGGCTCGCCGGGGTGGGCACGCACCAGAAGCTGGCCGACGGGGACGTGCTGTTCCACGAGAACGAGCCCGCCGGGCACTTCTACGTCCTGCTCGGCGGCGAGCTGCTGTTCACCAAGGTCTTCGGCGGCCAGGAGCACGTGCTCACCAAGCACATCGCCGAGTCGACCCCCGAGCCGCTGCTCGTGCAGTACGACGGCAAGCGGCGCGCGGCGCACCAGTTCACCGGCGAGCTTCCGCTGCTGACCGACAGCGGCTACATCGCCACCGCGATCTCCGCGGGCGGCACCGAGCTGATGGCCTACGACAAGGCGACGTTCCTGGACATGCTCACCCGCTGCCCGGAGGTGAGCCGGGTGCTGCTGCCCGTGCTGGCCTGGCGCATCCGTACGGTGGAGCTGGAGGCCGGGCGCAACCGCATGCTGGAGGGCCTCGGCACGCTCGCGGCCGGGCTCGCGCACGAGCTGAACAACCCGACGGCCGCGATGGTGCGGGCCGCGGGCGAGCTGCGCGGCACGGTGGGCGAACTGACGGACGCCGCCATGCGCTGGGGGCGGGTGGCGACGGCCTCGGAGCGGCGGCTGATCACCCGCGTCTGCGAGAGCCTGCACTCCGGCGCCGGCCCGGGACGCTCCATGGACGTGCTGGAGGCCGCCGAGATCGCCGACGAGGTGATGGAGTGGCTCTTCGCGCACGACATCGACCGCTACCAGGACATCGGCACGGCGCTGGTCGACCGCGGCCTCGGCATCGAGACCCTCGACGAGATCGCCGCCGGCGTGCGCCCGGAGGCGCTGGAGCCCGCGATCGGCTGCCTCGGCCTGATCGTGCAGGCAAGGACGATGGTCGAGGACGTCGCCGAGGCCG containing:
- a CDS encoding ATP-binding protein, coding for MGERPPGLAARLREIELFAELSDEQLGWLAGVGTHQKLADGDVLFHENEPAGHFYVLLGGELLFTKVFGGQEHVLTKHIAESTPEPLLVQYDGKRRAAHQFTGELPLLTDSGYIATAISAGGTELMAYDKATFLDMLTRCPEVSRVLLPVLAWRIRTVELEAGRNRMLEGLGTLAAGLAHELNNPTAAMVRAAGELRGTVGELTDAAMRWGRVATASERRLITRVCESLHSGAGPGRSMDVLEAAEIADEVMEWLFAHDIDRYQDIGTALVDRGLGIETLDEIAAGVRPEALEPAIGCLGLIVQARTMVEDVAEAGRRIEALVDTTKAYTNLDRAPVRDVDLWEGLEATLAMLAPRLSGVRVRRHYGDVPLVTAYPSELNQVWTNLIDNAVDAMEGLGELRISTKVEGHHALVEIMDSGPGIPQGVLSLLFQPFFTTKDTGRGTGLGLHLSRYIVSHRHGGTIDVTSVPGDTRFLVRLPLTRRQLSAR
- a CDS encoding IS701 family transposase produces the protein MVEKIEYLVRDAWWSPFCEDLFSSFARADQRRWGDVYLQGLLTVPGRKSIRRISDQVVGRPVDQCLQQFVNQSPWDWQPVRKRLAGHLAAAFRAKAWVVEEVAFPKNGANSVGVARQFAHSAGRLINCQLGLAVMLVGEHGGCPVNWRLLLPRSWDDDPARRARTRIPAHERYRSRWEHLLEAIDEMVLDWGLPPAPVVVDARATPRVEPLLRGLEERGLSYVARVGESALMRGRMAGWGFGEAAGGTSANGTTLSGPRRDRGLRSHLTTVPLEVPGALDAPRPRRPAKRSVTVEWAQGRNGPKAIWLTDLGESRLPEIAGMIELRRRAAAQLALMDAESGLRHFEGRSFRGWHHHVTLVSAAHGYRLLRGLDAEPAHARVRSYG